Proteins encoded together in one Micromonospora auratinigra window:
- the pepN gene encoding aminopeptidase N — translation MRNLTQVEATERARLLEVTGYDINLDLSTAVQAEGRTFRSVTEVSFRCAEPGATTFIETAAESVRSATLNGAPVDLADWSAEKGLTLTGLAAENVLVVDADFGYSNSGQGLHRTVDPVDGETYLYSQFETADAQKVFACFDQPDLKSVYTWHATVPAHWRVVSNMPVEREEPAGEGLKTVHFVESARMSTYITALCAGPYHEVRDSHDGIDLGAFCRASMAQYLDSDDLFLITKQGFDFFHEKFGVRYPLPKYDQLWVPDFNAGAMENFGCVTHAESHYIFRSQVTDFEYEQRANTILHELAHMWFGDLVTMRWWNDLWLNESFAEWASHWCNTHATRFTDAWTTFLSIRKNWGYRQDQLSSTHPVYCEMPDLEAVEVNFDGITYAKGASVLKQLVAYVGEEPFLAGLRAYFGKHAWGNATFDDLLSELETASGRELRKFAAQWLETAQVNTLRPEVTIGADGTYERVLVRQEAPAGHPTLRTHRIGVGLYDLTDGRLVRRETVEVDVTGELTELSALHGRRAADVLLLNDEDLTYTKLRLDERSMATVVQHIAGFDSSLARALCWTAAWDMTRDAELSARDYVALVLAGLPAETDINLITATLRQATTALTFYADPAWAPTGWAELARTARTALAAAEPGSGFQLAWARAYASAARSAEDLAVLRGWLDGAEVPAGLTVDTELRWAVLQSLVANGAAGAAEVEAELANDRTASGEREAAYTHALVPTAENKAAVWAQLTGPDALPNWRNRALLQGLTHPAQVELVAPYREQYFATAAQVWAQRDSEPAQEFVQLAYPSYLVEEETVAATDAWLAGEGHPASLRRLVAEGRDGVVRALKARAKDAQSA, via the coding sequence GTGCGCAACCTGACCCAGGTGGAGGCCACCGAGCGGGCCCGCCTGCTCGAGGTGACCGGGTACGACATCAACCTTGACCTGTCGACCGCGGTGCAGGCCGAGGGCCGTACGTTCCGCTCGGTGACCGAGGTCAGCTTCCGCTGCGCCGAGCCGGGGGCCACCACCTTCATCGAGACGGCCGCCGAGTCGGTGCGTTCCGCGACGCTCAACGGCGCCCCGGTCGACCTCGCCGACTGGTCCGCCGAGAAGGGCCTCACCCTCACCGGGCTGGCGGCCGAGAACGTCCTCGTGGTCGACGCCGACTTCGGGTACTCGAACAGCGGGCAGGGCCTGCACCGCACCGTCGACCCGGTGGACGGCGAGACCTACCTCTACAGCCAGTTCGAGACGGCCGACGCGCAGAAGGTCTTCGCCTGCTTCGACCAGCCCGACCTGAAGAGCGTCTACACCTGGCACGCCACCGTGCCCGCGCACTGGCGGGTCGTGTCCAACATGCCGGTCGAGCGCGAGGAGCCGGCCGGCGAGGGGCTGAAGACCGTCCACTTCGTCGAGTCGGCGCGGATGAGCACCTACATCACCGCGCTGTGCGCCGGCCCGTACCACGAGGTGCGGGACAGCCACGACGGCATCGACCTGGGCGCGTTCTGCCGGGCCTCGATGGCGCAGTACCTGGACTCCGACGACCTGTTCCTGATCACCAAGCAGGGCTTCGACTTCTTCCACGAGAAGTTCGGCGTGCGCTACCCGCTGCCCAAGTACGACCAGCTCTGGGTGCCCGACTTCAACGCGGGCGCGATGGAGAACTTCGGCTGCGTCACGCACGCCGAGTCGCACTACATCTTCCGCTCGCAGGTCACCGACTTCGAGTACGAGCAGCGCGCCAACACGATCCTGCACGAGCTGGCGCACATGTGGTTCGGTGACCTGGTCACCATGCGCTGGTGGAACGACCTGTGGCTGAACGAGTCGTTCGCCGAGTGGGCCAGCCACTGGTGCAACACCCACGCCACCCGGTTCACCGACGCCTGGACGACGTTCCTGTCCATCCGCAAGAACTGGGGCTACCGGCAGGACCAGCTCTCCTCCACCCACCCGGTCTACTGCGAGATGCCGGACCTGGAGGCCGTCGAGGTCAACTTCGACGGCATCACGTACGCCAAGGGCGCCAGCGTGCTCAAGCAGCTCGTCGCGTACGTGGGCGAGGAGCCGTTCCTGGCCGGCCTGCGGGCGTACTTCGGCAAGCACGCCTGGGGCAACGCCACCTTCGACGACCTGCTCTCCGAGCTGGAGACCGCCTCCGGCCGCGAGCTGCGCAAGTTCGCCGCGCAGTGGCTGGAGACCGCGCAGGTCAACACGCTGCGCCCCGAGGTCACCATCGGCGCCGACGGCACCTACGAGCGGGTGCTGGTCCGCCAGGAGGCGCCGGCCGGGCACCCGACGCTGCGCACCCACCGGATCGGGGTGGGCCTCTACGACCTGACCGACGGCCGGCTGGTCCGCCGGGAGACCGTCGAGGTCGACGTGACCGGCGAGCTGACCGAGCTGTCCGCGCTGCACGGCCGGCGGGCCGCCGACGTGCTGCTGCTCAACGACGAGGACCTGACGTACACGAAGCTGCGGCTGGACGAGCGGTCGATGGCCACCGTGGTGCAGCACATCGCGGGCTTCGACTCGTCGCTGGCCCGGGCGCTGTGCTGGACCGCCGCCTGGGACATGACCCGCGACGCCGAGCTGTCCGCCCGCGACTACGTCGCCCTGGTGCTCGCCGGTCTGCCGGCGGAGACCGACATCAACCTGATCACCGCCACCCTGCGGCAGGCGACCACCGCGCTCACCTTCTACGCCGACCCGGCGTGGGCGCCGACCGGCTGGGCCGAGCTGGCCCGGACCGCCCGGACCGCGCTGGCGGCGGCCGAGCCGGGCAGCGGGTTCCAGCTCGCCTGGGCCCGGGCGTACGCCTCGGCGGCCCGCTCCGCCGAGGACCTGGCGGTGCTGCGCGGCTGGCTCGACGGCGCCGAGGTGCCGGCGGGGCTGACCGTCGACACCGAGCTGCGCTGGGCGGTGCTCCAGTCGCTGGTGGCCAACGGCGCGGCCGGGGCTGCCGAGGTGGAGGCCGAGCTGGCGAACGACCGCACCGCCAGCGGCGAGCGGGAGGCCGCGTACACGCACGCGCTGGTGCCGACCGCGGAGAACAAGGCGGCGGTGTGGGCGCAGCTCACCGGCCCGGACGCGCTGCCGAACTGGCGCAACCGCGCGCTGCTCCAGGGCCTCACCCACCCGGCCCAGGTGGAACTCGTCGCGCCGTACCGGGAGCAGTACTTCGCGACCGCGGCCCAGGTGTGGGCGCAGCGGGACAGCGAGCCGGCGCAGGAGTTCGTGCAGCTCGCCTACCCGTCGTACCTGGTCGAGGAGGAGACGGTGGCGGCCACCGACGCCTGGCTGGCCGGCGAGGGTCACCCGGCGTCGCTGCGCCGGCTGGTGGCCGAGGGTCGTGACGGCGTGGTCCGCGCGCTGAAGGCCCGCGCGAAGGACGCGCAGAGCGCCTGA
- a CDS encoding DUF5130 family protein → MTVGEARATSGTTDTPPDVLDGPFSTRQLLRIDEALRLADQGTGLVFSVYVGGLDEPIREHAERLHRQLAEPDRSVLIAVSPNQRQLEIITGRYARKRIPDTYAKLAALSMVASFGGGDLAGGVIQGLDQLASHAGKG, encoded by the coding sequence GTGACCGTTGGTGAAGCCCGAGCCACGTCGGGGACGACCGACACCCCGCCGGACGTGCTCGACGGGCCCTTCTCGACCCGTCAGCTGCTCCGCATCGACGAGGCGCTCCGCCTCGCCGACCAGGGCACCGGCCTGGTCTTCTCGGTCTACGTGGGTGGTCTCGACGAGCCGATCCGGGAGCACGCCGAGCGGTTGCACCGGCAGCTCGCCGAGCCCGACCGGTCCGTGCTGATCGCCGTGTCGCCCAACCAGCGCCAGCTGGAGATCATCACCGGCCGGTACGCCCGCAAGCGCATCCCGGACACGTACGCCAAGCTCGCCGCGCTCTCCATGGTGGCGTCCTTCGGCGGCGGCGACCTGGCCGGCGGCGTCATCCAGGGCCTCGACCAGCTCGCCAGCCACGCCGGCAAGGGCTGA
- the ctaJ gene encoding aa3-type cytochrome oxidase subunit CtaJ — MGLSVTDTLLVFVGIPAVAVLVIAGLAFAGSRGGGGGGAKRYRPGRPFDFTPVWFLGRPEQLADSAGTALSAGAQAPALTSRKQEQAGREAPAGGTGGASDRW, encoded by the coding sequence TTGGGATTGTCTGTTACCGACACTCTGCTGGTCTTCGTCGGCATCCCGGCGGTCGCGGTGCTGGTGATCGCCGGCCTGGCCTTCGCCGGTAGCCGTGGTGGCGGCGGTGGCGGCGCCAAGCGCTACCGCCCGGGCCGGCCCTTCGACTTCACTCCGGTCTGGTTCCTGGGCCGTCCGGAGCAGCTGGCCGACTCGGCCGGCACCGCGCTGTCCGCGGGCGCGCAGGCGCCGGCGCTGACCAGCCGCAAGCAGGAGCAGGCCGGCCGCGAGGCGCCGGCCGGTGGAACCGGAGGCGCAAGTGACCGTTGGTGA
- a CDS encoding amidase has protein sequence MAEPHDLTALEQAAAIRRGELSSVELVTHHLRRVEALGDTVGAFVTVTAERAVEAARAADAVPADERGPLHGVPTAIKDLTLTAGVRTTFGSAAFADFVPPVDADVVRFMTEAGLVSLGKTTTSELGCSLYSEGLVAPPARNPWDLAYTAGGSSGGAAAAVAAGLVPVAQGSDGGGSLRIPASLCGLVGYKPSRGVVSGGPLGSGAFGLPTGGPLGRTVTDVAALLDVLARPVPGEPYLPPAAPDGGHLAVARAASPGRLRIGRFTTPMLADEPVHPDCVAAVDRAAALLAAAGHEVVDVPAPLGPEAWPLFETVWYVLALAPVPPEREPDLLPLTRFLRARGATIGAGPLLAALGELQAQVRRGVRRTAGCDLLLCPTLAAPQAPVGAFAALDPAEDFDRQRRFSPYCAIFNVTGDPSVSLPVGRTDAGLPVGVLLTGRYGDDSTLIATAAQLEHACGGWDQHPAIWRAVDSANVNSTSGVGRPSS, from the coding sequence ATGGCCGAGCCGCACGATCTGACCGCGCTGGAGCAGGCCGCCGCGATCCGCCGGGGCGAGCTGTCCAGTGTGGAGCTGGTCACGCACCACCTGCGCCGGGTCGAGGCGCTCGGCGACACCGTCGGCGCGTTCGTCACCGTCACCGCCGAGCGGGCGGTGGAGGCGGCCCGCGCCGCCGACGCGGTGCCGGCCGACGAGCGGGGGCCGCTGCACGGCGTACCGACCGCGATCAAGGACCTGACGCTGACCGCGGGGGTGCGCACCACCTTCGGGTCGGCGGCGTTCGCCGACTTCGTGCCGCCCGTGGACGCCGACGTGGTCCGGTTCATGACCGAGGCCGGGCTGGTCAGCCTCGGCAAGACCACCACCTCCGAGCTGGGCTGCTCGCTCTACTCCGAAGGGCTGGTCGCCCCGCCGGCCCGCAACCCGTGGGACCTCGCGTACACGGCGGGTGGGTCCAGCGGTGGCGCGGCGGCCGCGGTGGCGGCCGGGCTGGTGCCGGTGGCCCAGGGCTCCGACGGCGGTGGCTCGCTGCGGATCCCGGCCTCGCTCTGCGGACTGGTGGGATACAAGCCCAGCCGGGGCGTGGTCTCCGGCGGCCCGCTCGGCTCCGGCGCGTTCGGGCTGCCGACCGGCGGCCCGTTGGGGCGGACGGTGACCGACGTGGCCGCGCTGCTCGACGTGCTGGCCCGGCCGGTGCCCGGCGAGCCCTACCTGCCACCCGCCGCGCCCGACGGCGGCCACCTGGCGGTGGCCCGGGCGGCATCCCCGGGCCGGCTGCGGATCGGCCGGTTCACCACCCCGATGCTCGCCGACGAGCCGGTGCACCCCGACTGCGTGGCCGCCGTCGACCGGGCCGCCGCGCTGCTCGCCGCCGCCGGCCACGAGGTGGTCGACGTCCCCGCGCCGCTCGGCCCCGAGGCGTGGCCGCTCTTCGAGACCGTCTGGTACGTGCTGGCGCTCGCCCCGGTGCCGCCCGAGCGGGAGCCCGACCTGCTGCCGTTGACCCGGTTCCTGCGCGCCCGGGGCGCCACCATCGGCGCCGGACCGCTGCTCGCCGCGCTCGGCGAACTCCAGGCCCAGGTACGCCGGGGCGTGCGCCGGACCGCCGGCTGCGACCTGCTGCTCTGCCCGACGCTGGCCGCCCCGCAGGCGCCGGTCGGCGCGTTCGCCGCCCTCGACCCGGCCGAGGATTTCGACCGGCAGCGCCGCTTCTCGCCGTACTGCGCCATCTTCAACGTCACCGGCGACCCGTCCGTTTCCCTGCCGGTGGGCCGTACCGACGCCGGGTTGCCGGTCGGGGTGCTGCTCACCGGCCGGTACGGCGACGACTCGACATTGATCGCCACTGCCGCGCAACTGGAGCACGCCTGTGGCGGATGGGATCAGCACCCCGCAATCTGGCGGGCCGTCGACTCCGCTAACGTGAACAGCACAAGCGGAGTCGGGCGCCCGTCGTCATGA
- a CDS encoding amidohydrolase family protein: protein MPGPVVDVHTHVVPKGWPDLAAACGGSGWPWLRVDSERAAMIMVGETEFRPVGAQCWDAGTRLADMTADGVDVQVVSPTPVFFGYDRPADQAVKVARIFNDLTLEVTAAGGDRLVPFCQVPLQDADLACAELDRCLAAGHAGVEIGNHVGDRDLDDAGIVQFLTHCATVGAPVFVHPWDMPGGPRLDRWMARWLTGMPAETHLSVLALILGGVFDRVPETLRICFAHGGGSFPFWLGRADNAWHRRGDLVRGASTAPPGSYVDRFAVDSVVFEPAALRLLVDTMGADRVLLGSDYPYPLGERPVGQVVHRADFLTDAQRAALLGGNALRFLYG from the coding sequence ATGCCGGGGCCGGTCGTGGACGTGCACACGCACGTCGTACCCAAGGGGTGGCCGGACCTCGCCGCGGCCTGCGGCGGGTCCGGCTGGCCCTGGCTGCGGGTGGACTCCGAGCGCGCCGCCATGATCATGGTCGGGGAGACGGAGTTCCGGCCGGTCGGTGCCCAGTGCTGGGACGCCGGCACCCGGCTCGCCGACATGACCGCCGACGGGGTCGACGTGCAGGTGGTCTCACCCACCCCGGTCTTCTTCGGCTACGACCGCCCGGCCGACCAGGCGGTCAAGGTGGCCCGCATCTTCAACGACCTCACCCTGGAGGTCACCGCCGCCGGCGGCGACCGGCTGGTGCCGTTCTGCCAGGTGCCGCTCCAGGACGCCGACCTGGCCTGCGCCGAGCTGGACCGCTGCCTCGCCGCCGGCCACGCCGGCGTGGAGATCGGCAACCACGTCGGCGACCGGGACCTCGACGACGCGGGCATCGTGCAGTTCCTGACCCACTGCGCCACGGTCGGCGCGCCGGTCTTCGTGCACCCCTGGGACATGCCCGGCGGCCCCCGGCTGGACCGGTGGATGGCCCGCTGGCTGACCGGGATGCCCGCCGAGACCCACCTGTCGGTGCTGGCGCTGATCCTCGGCGGGGTCTTCGACCGGGTGCCGGAGACGCTGCGGATCTGCTTCGCGCACGGCGGCGGCAGCTTCCCGTTCTGGCTGGGCCGGGCCGACAACGCCTGGCACCGCCGGGGCGACCTGGTCCGCGGCGCCTCCACCGCCCCGCCCGGCAGCTACGTCGACCGGTTCGCCGTCGACTCGGTGGTCTTCGAGCCGGCCGCGCTGCGGCTGCTGGTCGACACCATGGGGGCCGACCGGGTGCTGCTGGGCAGCGACTACCCGTACCCGCTGGGGGAGCGGCCGGTCGGCCAGGTGGTGCACCGCGCCGACTTCCTCACCGACGCGCAGCGCGCCGCCCTGCTCGGCGGCAACGCCCTGCGCTTCCTGTACGGCTGA
- a CDS encoding 3-hydroxyanthranilate 3,4-dioxygenase has product MSEIAEPFSFTGWIGENQHLLKPPVGNKEMLPGSDDFIVMVVGGPNQRTDFHVDPYEEFFYQVKGNMHINLMLPEGPRTVHVREGQMWMLPRNTPHSPQRPEAGSIGMVIERVREEGTLEKFQWYCPQCSNKVHEVELQVRDIAADLPPVFQAFYADEKARTCGNCGALHPGKG; this is encoded by the coding sequence GTGAGTGAGATCGCCGAGCCGTTCAGCTTCACGGGCTGGATCGGGGAGAACCAGCACCTGCTGAAGCCGCCGGTGGGCAACAAGGAGATGCTGCCCGGCAGCGACGACTTCATCGTCATGGTGGTGGGCGGCCCGAACCAGCGGACCGACTTCCACGTCGACCCGTACGAGGAGTTCTTCTACCAGGTCAAAGGCAACATGCACATCAACCTGATGCTCCCGGAGGGGCCGCGTACGGTGCACGTGCGCGAGGGACAGATGTGGATGCTGCCGCGCAACACCCCGCACTCGCCGCAGCGTCCCGAGGCCGGCTCGATCGGCATGGTGATCGAGCGGGTCCGCGAGGAGGGCACCCTGGAGAAGTTCCAGTGGTACTGCCCGCAGTGCAGCAACAAGGTGCACGAGGTGGAGCTCCAGGTGCGCGACATCGCCGCCGACCTGCCCCCGGTCTTCCAGGCGTTCTACGCCGACGAGAAGGCCCGCACCTGCGGCAACTGCGGCGCGCTGCACCCGGGCAAGGGCTGA
- a CDS encoding RidA family protein, whose product MTARVVAGKAVPRGAFPHVKVAGGFVFVSGTSSRRPDNTFAGVSVDEFGTTDLDIRAQTRAVVGNIRDLLRSVGADLSDLVQVTSYLVNMNDFGGYNEVWAEFFDATGPTRTTVAVHQLPHPHLLIEMQAVALLPSGGHRE is encoded by the coding sequence ATGACCGCCCGCGTGGTGGCCGGGAAGGCCGTGCCGCGCGGGGCGTTCCCGCACGTGAAGGTCGCGGGCGGGTTCGTCTTCGTCTCGGGTACGTCGTCGCGCCGGCCGGACAACACCTTCGCCGGTGTCTCGGTCGACGAGTTCGGCACCACCGACCTCGACATCCGGGCGCAGACCCGGGCGGTGGTCGGGAACATCCGCGACCTGCTCCGCTCGGTCGGCGCCGACCTGAGTGATCTGGTGCAGGTCACCAGCTACCTGGTCAACATGAACGACTTCGGTGGCTACAACGAGGTGTGGGCGGAGTTCTTCGACGCCACCGGGCCGACCCGGACCACGGTGGCCGTGCACCAGCTCCCGCACCCGCACCTGCTGATCGAGATGCAGGCCGTCGCCCTACTACCGTCGGGAGGTCATCGTGAGTGA
- a CDS encoding 2-keto-4-pentenoate hydratase produces the protein MIGPDIAGIAEKLGAAADTATAIPQLAAETGLDVDAAYAVQAALLQRRLDRGERLVGLKMGLTSKAKMAQVGVDEVIWGRLTDVMRVPDGGGVDVADFIHPRVEPEVAFLLDRLPDPGEPVGSFTRAVRAVAPAIELIDSRYANFSFSLPDVVADNTSAAAFVVGPWSPVPDGLDNLGVLLEIDGRVAQVGSTAAILGDPRRALDEGIRLAGRHGVRLRKGWVFLAGAATAAVPLRPGAHVRAVVEKLGTASLKAAA, from the coding sequence ATGATCGGGCCGGACATCGCGGGGATCGCCGAGAAGCTGGGCGCGGCGGCCGACACGGCGACCGCGATCCCGCAGCTCGCCGCCGAGACCGGCCTCGACGTGGACGCCGCGTACGCGGTGCAGGCCGCGCTGCTGCAACGCCGGCTGGACCGGGGCGAGCGGCTGGTCGGGCTGAAGATGGGGCTGACCAGCAAGGCGAAGATGGCCCAGGTCGGCGTGGACGAGGTGATCTGGGGTCGGCTCACCGACGTGATGCGGGTGCCCGACGGCGGCGGCGTCGACGTGGCCGACTTCATCCACCCCCGGGTGGAGCCGGAGGTGGCGTTCCTGCTCGACCGGCTCCCCGACCCGGGCGAGCCGGTCGGCTCCTTCACCCGGGCGGTCCGCGCGGTCGCCCCGGCGATCGAGCTGATCGACTCCCGGTACGCGAACTTCAGCTTCTCCCTGCCGGACGTCGTCGCCGACAACACCTCGGCGGCCGCGTTCGTCGTCGGCCCCTGGTCGCCGGTGCCGGACGGGCTGGACAACCTCGGGGTGCTGCTGGAGATCGACGGTCGGGTGGCCCAGGTCGGCTCGACCGCGGCGATCCTCGGCGACCCGCGGCGTGCGCTCGACGAGGGGATCCGACTGGCCGGCCGGCACGGCGTCCGGCTGCGCAAGGGTTGGGTCTTCCTGGCCGGGGCGGCCACCGCGGCGGTGCCGCTGCGCCCCGGCGCGCACGTCCGTGCCGTGGTGGAGAAGCTCGGCACCGCATCGCTGAAGGCGGCGGCATGA